From the Sanguibacter sp. HDW7 genome, the window CGACTACCAGCACATCGAGAACGGTCAGGCGTACGCGTACCAGAACGTCGTCGCGAGCTTCTCCCGCTGGCCCGTCGCCGCGTTCTACATGCTCGCGCTGCTCGTCCTCTTCGTGCACCTCGCCCACGGCCTGTGGACCGTCGTGCAGGACCTCGGCGCCACCGGCCGCCGCACCCGCGCCGTCGGCCTCTTCCTCGCCGGGGCGATCCCCCTCGCGATCCTCCTCGGCAACATCCTCATCCCGATCGCCGTGCTGACAGGAGTCGTCAAGTGACCACCGAGTTCCACGCACCCGACGCCATCGTCGACGGCGTCGAGATCGGCGAGATCCTCGACGGCCAGATCCCCGACGGCGACCCCCGCACCGCCTGGGAACGCCGCCGGCTCGGCTACAAGCTCGTCAACCCCGCCAACCGGCGCAAGTTCCGCGTCATCGTCATCGGCACCGGCCTCGCCGGCGCCGGCGCCGCCGCCGCGCTCGGCGAGCTCGGCTACGACGTCCACGCATTCACGTACCACGACGCCCCCCGCCGCGCGCACTCCGTCGCCGCCCAGGGCGGCATCAACGCGGCCCGCGCCCGCAAGGTCGACAACGACTCCGTCGACCGCTTCGTCATCGACACCGTCAAGGGAGGCGACTTCCGCGGCCGCGAGGCCGACGCCTTCCGCCTCGGCGAGGAGTCCGTCCGCGTCATCGACCACCTCGCCGCGATCGGCGCACCCTTCGCCCGCGAGTACGGCGGCCAGCTCGCCACCCGCTCCTTCGGCGGCGTCCAGGTCTCCCGCACCTACTACACGCGAGGGCAGACGGGCCAGCAGCTGCAGATCGCCAGCGCCCAGGCGCTCCTGCGTCAGGTCGACGCGGGCACCGTCACCCTCCGCACCCGTCACGAGATGCTCGACCTCGTCGTCGAGGACGGGCGAGCCCAGGGCGTCGTCGTGCGCAACCTCCTCACCGGGGAGATCAGCGCGCACACCGCCCACGCCGTCGTCCTCGCGACCGGCGGCTACGGCAACGTCTTCTACTTCTCCACGCTCGCCAAGAACTCCAACGCCTCGGCCGCCTGGCGGGCCGTGCAGCGCGGTGCGCTCCTCGCGAGCCCGAGCTTCATCCAGTTCCACCCGACCGCCTTGCCCGTCTCGAGCCGCTGGCAGTCCAAGACCATCCTCATGAGCGAGTCGCTCCGCAACGACGGCCGCATCTGGGTCCCGGCCAAGGCCGACGACACGCGCGCCCCCGGCGACATCCCCGAGGACGAGCGCGACTACTACCTCGAGCGCAAGTACCCGGCCTTCGGCAACCTCACCCCGCGCGACGTCGCCTCCCGCAACGCCCACGAGCAGATCCAGGCCGGCCGCGGC encodes:
- a CDS encoding fumarate reductase/succinate dehydrogenase flavoprotein subunit, with product MTTEFHAPDAIVDGVEIGEILDGQIPDGDPRTAWERRRLGYKLVNPANRRKFRVIVIGTGLAGAGAAAALGELGYDVHAFTYHDAPRRAHSVAAQGGINAARARKVDNDSVDRFVIDTVKGGDFRGREADAFRLGEESVRVIDHLAAIGAPFAREYGGQLATRSFGGVQVSRTYYTRGQTGQQLQIASAQALLRQVDAGTVTLRTRHEMLDLVVEDGRAQGVVVRNLLTGEISAHTAHAVVLATGGYGNVFYFSTLAKNSNASAAWRAVQRGALLASPSFIQFHPTALPVSSRWQSKTILMSESLRNDGRIWVPAKADDTRAPGDIPEDERDYYLERKYPAFGNLTPRDVASRNAHEQIQAGRGVGPLKNSVYLDFRDAIKRVGKKKIAERYGNLFEMYTHATGEDPYTEPMRIAPGAHFTMGGLWSDYDQMTSVPGLFVGGEAGWGYHGANRLGANSLLSACVDGWFTLPYSVPSYLAPLLGTSRLADDAPVVTEAVDRAEARVAKLLAIQGEHGPTYFHRELGDILYEGCGVVRTKESLTTAIEKIRALSARFWTELRVLGDDDRLNQELEKAGRVADYLELAELMCIDALDREESCGAHFRAEHEADGEALRDDNLWAFVSAWGVPGDGRFVRHAEPLNFDAVPLTRRNYK